In Oryzias melastigma strain HK-1 linkage group LG10, ASM292280v2, whole genome shotgun sequence, the genomic window CCAACTCTccgtttctttttcttcttcttgtgtttgCAGGCtttcgggggggggggggtcaggcCTGCTCATAGCCGCCACATTCCCCGCGCTGAGGTCACTGCGTGCTCTCCACCGCCGCCACCATCAGGCTGTAATTACTGCGGGTTTATCTCCCTTCCCGCCGCGGTACATCATTAAACCGGAGGTTTCTCTTCGTTTAGATCGCCGTTACTCCGCATTACCGCCGCTTTTACTTTATCGGCCAGAATTATGACACCACACTTTTCATTAGCGCCCGACCCGGATCCACATTAGCCGGCAGGAAGCTGTTTACCAGAGCGGCGGCGGCTCATTTACGTTATCGGCTGTAATGACTTCATTACACTTCTCAGTCAGagtttttgttcaactttaagGGGATTTAATGactgcaggaggagaggagatTAAAGCACAGCAGTTCTTTACCTTTAAGctgccaaaacaaaaattaataagGAATTAGAAGACTAACTACGATGAAAGTGGAGGATTTAgcatgttcttctggcattcTTCTGACTTCAATTCataaaattaggctttttattgtgtttctgagtatttctttattcaaatctttattcaaatccagaCCAGATAAAATTTATTTGATGAGTAacctgggctgcacggtggcgcagtggttagcgctcttgcctcacagcgagaaggccccggttcgaatcccggctgggacctttctgtgtggagtttgcatgttctccccgtgcatgcgtgggttttcaccggggactccggcttcctcccaccatccaaaaacatgcttcataggttcattggtgactctaaattgtccctaggtgtgaatgtgagagtgaatgtgtgtgtgattgaggccctgcgacagactggcaacctgtccagggtgtaccccgccttcgcccttcagtggccgggataggctccggcaaccccgcgaccccgaaagggaagaagcggccaagaagatggatggatggatggaggaataACCTTGATGGATGGATTGTAAGCAAGTGAGAGAGTATGGAAACAGTGGATGATGGGGAGTATGGGATACTCACTCTGtgacaacagtcccgcccacaactcagagggaaatttctaCCAATCTGCttaaactatgtcctagaaaatgacaagtttttaaattctgagtaaaaacggcatcatcataattaaaagacgactttGAAAGAAGATGATCAGTGTGGATTTAAAGCTGCAGCTTGTGTGacagcagacagacagcagtAGCTGCATTTCCTTTGACTATGAAAAGCcacaaattgaataaattcccgtaatggaaacaccacaattttgaaaaaaacttgaattcttccaaaaaaaatgtgtgcactTGGAGGAGGCGGCTTTTAAGGCGGACATTTCCCAAACTacattggaaacactttttttaaattaaatgagtcagCTCATCagaagttgagcgtgtcatgtggaaatgttggatccacagctcctctttAAAACCACCATgtcccaaaatctcttcatctgtaACCACTCCCACGTATCTCGCTGCTCCACGGCCTGAAGAAGACGccgacatctcctttgatagattaTGATGAGtgctaacagaaaaaagtttttttctcaatggGCTCAAAACTTGTTCTCATCTATCGTCATGGTTTTACTGACTTATGAgagttagtttgtgtttttttttgcattattaggATTTAATGGAACCGGAAATTAAGACAAAATTACATAAGTTGTTACATATGTTTGAtaatagttttttgtttcacttcttTGTGAATTTCACTTCTACCTTTTATAAAGAAGttaaatctgatgtttttaacctCCTTTAAGTCTAGCTTTGATGTAGGGTTGGACGAACAATCGATTTTGgtcaattaatttaaatttgatggtcaaaacatgtatttttggggaaaatgtggatttttttcccagcatcctGCTCTCCTGGACTCTCCTGGACCGTTGTTTTTTGTGAGGTCGGCCCGTCCGTCTCGCAATGCGCTGACGCAGAAATGACAGAACAGGGACAGTTTAGTGAGTTTTTGGAAGTGGTTCCGCTCCAGCTTGACTCAGACTTcaggttttaattttttgttacataaatTCTGTCATTattgttaaagaaagtaaaaagaaggagaaaaaaatgaattaaaatctGATTTGTTATGAAAAGATCTGAGATTTTCAGCTCTATTTTTGTACTTCTTCTGCAAAACAGGAACAGTTTCTTGAGTTTTGTGGAACTGGTTCGGCTCCAGTTTGACTCAGACTTGGAGGTTTGAAGTTTTTGTCTCCAAAAGTGGGAGTACGATGAATTTATTTCAACACCTCAAACTGTCAAGCACTAGAAGTGTTTCTCAAACATGAACCACATCGATTACAAACTTttatacacttttatttaattccacATTGTGTCCAGGTCAAAGTAGACgttaaaaaagagtttttgtcaaatatattCTGTGGTTattgttaaagaaagtaaaaagaaggagaaaaaaatcgaATATGTTATGAAAAGATCTGAGATTTTTAACTCTGTTCTTCTTCTGCATCAAATTTGATTGACCTCCTGGTGAGTTTTCTCCTCAGAGATCGTTTCCAGCTCGACTTTGGGACGACGGAGGAGTTTTTAAACCGGTCTTGTCAACAGGAAGAAGTTCTTATCCGTAACGGCACGCAGGTGACATGTTAACAAATCTCTGTCGCAGAGTGGCGAGATGCGGAGCTGATGCGCGACATCGAGGCGGCGACGGGAGAGGACCTGGGCTCCGATCGCTTGGGcgggaaaaagaagaagaaagggaagaagaagaagtaccCAAACCTGAGCGACCTGAAGCAGAGCAGCAACACGTCCCGGTCCAGACTAGAGAGGAAGGTCTTCAACAAGTACGTTGGGACGCCGGGAAAGTctgggggggcggggctgagGTCACCTGACGAGCGTCTGCTCTGTTCTGCAGGAGCACCGTGCGCAGAGTGGCTCAGGTGCTGAGTAAAGCCGACAGGAGGAAACACGACAAGTTCTCCAATCAGTTCAACTACGCTCTCAACTGAGGCCTCCAGACCCCGCACACCTCTGACCTCCGATCGCCATGGCAACGCTGACTCAAACCGGTGAAGCCGTTCTGTAAAAGCTAAACTTTGGTGCTCTGATGTTATTTCATTGATTATAATTAGTGAAAATGACACATATGTcaatttttaagctattttctgttatttttctaaagttaattatgtttctacttttgttttctattttctgctCAAATTAAGTTAATGTTTCAttgtctaaattaaaaaaaatttccatGTCTGACGAAAacacttttgtgtatttttgactGAAAGAGGTTTTACTTTACACTAAAATATCTGACTGTTCAATGACAAATATTGAAATtatattaaaactaaaataaacatttgattttttttattattttacttaaacAACAACCACTTTAGCCTGTCAGTGGTCTAAACTGGGACTAAAATCTGGAGAGCTTAAACCTCCTTTTAAAATTCTTCTTTCAGTGGTGAGAAGTTCCAACAGAGatttatagatttatttaaCACGTATATTACCATACCAATAACAATATAcattatataaaatgtatttttatttcattttgtacattttttgctattttaatttcaattttttggctGCTATTAACTGCTGCTACTTGAAAATGAAACCCAAATCTgtcaatttaactttaaaagcccagaaaaaaatagttcttgGGTTCCTCTGGGTTAAATTATCAAAGTTTTTCACTTCTTCAGTAAAATAGCTCTGTACGctaaaaactaacatttcatttctattttttccacattttattataagtttttacaacaattttttgtttatttaatcgTCCAGGTGTCAGAAAGTCTGTTTAGCAGAAGCTTTTACGACTAacgacccactctgataaaattgggtttttaaattgttcttgagggatttttttcctgacgacggaggacataaagaaagaaaattaaccttaaaatttcacttctgagtatttatttattcaaattgttgtgaatcagaagcagtttgaaaaaaagtatttgtgacgtagaaaatatgctgggtcggatgggaaggggggcggggttgctccatgccaactgacaactcagaggggaagtTCTCaagaactcctgcagaaactgagtcctagaaaacgacatgtttattttgtattttggctaaaaactgcataattataactaCAAGTCCAgtggaaatgattttataatagaccaaaagatgatcggcTTGAGACTTTAAGATCTCAAGTTCCTGTTCCAGCCTCAGACCTGATTCATTACTTTATCTGTTCTAAAAACAGCTGAACCTCAACTGAACCGATCACATCTGTAACATTTACGCTGTCATTTCTTCTTAACTTTGGTTTTGGATCAGTTAGAGGAACACAAACATGTAGAGATTAACATACCGGCTCCATAGAAGTccaaaaattcttcaaatttataagattttttttaccttatcattaaaaatgaggcaagaaaaatgaaattcttcttattttaagataaattataTAATTCAAGACATGtgttctaaaattattttactgtcaaaagACTTTTTTGCTGCctttgtgtgtttaaatgtgcagattttatgatttttacttatattaatatgtattttctagtgctgtgaacattaacgagTTAATGGATCTAATTAATCAAAGAgaattaatgtgttaatatgtattaacgcaAATGAATCAAAGAAACAGTCCCTCTCTTTAACTCGGCGGTTCAGGTTAAAACATTTCGTCGGATATTATctcacttataccatggttgcttataaaaaagtaaatattcagtcggtttttagtactttattcttgctattttcgtggtttagatcactttttcacaaaaaacagactatttgatccgtggttCGGTGCCATATTGCAAATAAAtgttacctggtaaaacattgcgattaatcgtgattaatcccaacacaaaagtgcgattaatcctatttttttgtcattgattgacagcagtaattgaaaataaatgttctaaatatagAGTTTTGTGTGCGATTTAATgttcgcagataataagtggttggcaaatactaAGACAAaaaattatagcgattaattttttccaggtttgcgattaattagttaattttttaatcgattcccagtaCTTGTATTTTCATAATGTTTAGtacttttttaaccaaaattccaggTGAAATCTAAAATCTGATGTTATTcctctatgttttttttttttttaactctgagcATCATCGGTCACATGACACCACAACCACCAATCGCATCAGCCCCCCTCCCCTGACCTCCTTCCGCCTCCCGACACCAGCTGCTACACCACGTGGAGTTCCTCTTTTCTGTTTAATCATCAATATCAAAGGACAATACCATGTGGAGGAATCGGTACATCCACCCGATCCACGGAGGCCGAAGGTCAACGgaaaggaaaaaacaatcaCAGCTGGAGATACACAGTACTGACAAGGATCAAGCCATTCCTTAAAGCATAAATGATGATtcaggcttaaaaaaaacacggaAAAGGGAGAAACCATCTAGCTGTCTATCACACGGCTTAAAAGCATCCAGAAGGAGTTACAACATAGATTTATGTACAGTTTCTGGTAGATATTCTATCAAAATAATCCCTTTAAATTAAAGCCTTCCCGTAGTAAAAAGTCTGCACCTGTCTACAGGTGTGTGCTGTAGAAGGCGGGCGCGGCGTAACTCTGCGTCCCCAGCATAAACGGAGACAGCACGTGGCTGGCGGTGAGGAAGGGCAGCTGCACCAGGCTGCCGGCGGGGGGGTGGTGGTGGCCGCCGTAGCCCGCATGCATGGCCAGGTGGCCGCTGACCGGCGGCGACGGGCTCAGGGGGCTCAGGCTCCCCAGGCCTCCTCCGGAGCCGCCCCCTCCTCCGGCGCCACCTGCACCTCCCGCCCCGGTGGGGGCGGAGGTGTCGGCTCCGGGGTTCTGCTTCTTCCACTTGGTCCGGCGGTTCTGGAACCAGATCTTGACCTGGGTCTCAGTCAGGGAGAGGGACAGCGCCAGGTTGAGGCGCTCGCACACGGACAGGTAGCGCGTGGACTTGAACTTGTTCTCCAGCGCCACCAGCTGCTCGTAGGTGAAGGCAGTCCGCGCCCGGCGGGGCTTCCCCGATTTGGAGTCCGAGCCGGAGCGCTTCCTCTTGGGCTTGGCCCCCTGTCCCCCCGAGGCCTGCCCGCCGCCCATCGGGCACCCCGAGCCTCCGCCGGGGCTTTTGGCGTCTCTGCCGGCGTCCGAGTGGCTGTGCTGGCCCAGATCTCGGTCTCCGTTGGTGGGAAGAGCAGAACTGCTCTCCTCGCTGCTGTAAGTCCCGTCTGGAGCCTCCGAGTCCGGAGTCCCGGGTCTGTGGTAGTCCTCGTCCTCTGGACTTCTGTACACAAAGCCCTCCTCTGAAAAACACAACCCAGACCTGAGTCCAGCAGCAAAtgtactttaaccctttaagctccagtgtttgtcaaaaccaattaaaaatacttcaaaaagtgaaaaatttgatttgatttgctgtaattttCGACCaataacacgatcaacgtcattccagtaaattctgagcctcttttctccttcagaatttactggaatgacgttgatcctcttaacggttgaaaagttacagtatgttaaggattttgtatttaagcatCACCGATGTTAGAGGATTAATTTCATCCAAAACTAAAACTTCAAAGACCGTAAATGTGCAGAACTTCTGCCAGAACTCCTCAGATCCATTCAGGAATTATAATCATCACATGACGTCACAGGAAGCACCTTCTTCCTcacaatatacaaaaaaaaacacacttttcccatcatgcatctctCCATCAACACTATTTTGCCTCACATTTCAGCTTTATCCACATTTAACCCAGAAAtcataaatttaattaaagttctgcaaaaataaacatttttacaatgaaaaaaatcatatttttgttgttttcatttttgtctgttttattgtaaaaaaattcaatatataagttaaagcacatttttacgTCTTATACTGTTTATAAATGTAATCACTCATCAATAAATAATAACTGATTATTATTTACTGCAGAAATCGtctggggtttttttattttctttagtaaaattaactgttttgggattttttttgccacaaaaatttaaattatttattaaaatgtattagtgtgtgatttattttatccaaattatccttaataaaatattaaaatcaatttcAGTGATCTACtgtcgtttatttattttattgaagtgATCCCAGGCTCGCGGTCGTTGTGAGCATGCGTGATAGATCCTGACGGAAGGCCCGATCAGCTGGACTAAAGCCGAACAGAAACGAGgatttggaagaaaaataaaagcagattctcttttattttgaaagaaaaaaaatcaggcgcGGTTAAATCTATCAAGAAAAACATCCGGAAGaggagaacattttatttttttatatcgaaaacaaactgaagccaaaaacaTTTTGGCCTACagtttcatacaaaaaaaaatctaaaaatgtgattttatttgaagccctttaatagtttaatataaaactgtttaaataaacacttaaaaaacttatttaaaactCGCAGCTTTCATCTTTAAgttcttgggttttttttattctgtttttattttattcaatttttttctctaaaaaatgaattggtcaaataatttacaaaaacattaaattaattttaaaagtttcaataaaTACCGTGCAGAAGCACCACAAAACAtcgaaaaatataaatattagaattttaaaaacgaaaaaatactcaaactcCTGCCGAATACAGAAACGTTCAAACACTAAACTTATTGTTTACGTTTTTGAATTCGTTTTATAATTGTTTTCGGATATTTTCAAGCGTTTACAAACACTATCTAATTTGTCATCTTTTCTAatataaatgtgtcttttcgtttttacttttttcggttttagaaaaaaatgattttttatgaaaatgtttaaataaaactgaatttaaaaaaaagaatagaaaagagGATCTCGGAGTAACACGTGTAAAATACCAGGAACTGATTGCAGATAATTGAGTTCAAATTTCACACAGTAAACACCTGCTATTCACGATCAATAACACGCACGCGCGCGCTTCCACGTGCCCCGTCCAAACCCGATTAGAAACCTCTTggaaatgttctaaaaatgcgcatttttgttttgaaaatcaaatattaCTTCCGGTTTTGAACACTCGTATTACTGTGTTTTAATATATGAATATGTTCGATCAGGTTTTAGTCAGAAGCAGGAGTTATGTCGTTTCTCAGCTGACCGTGAACGCCGCATCCGCGCTGTCATTTATCCCTGTCAGTGAACGCATCCTCAcacttttaataaatgaatctttaaagggtaaaaatgaaataaaatgatcaattattTCATGAGGAGATGAAACAAGAAAGAAAGATGGATTaagtttttaagataaaaataaaagtcttaatgttttttaacacagaaaaatagaaaaaaaatcaaaaatgttttgtttgtttgtgagttCGGACTTACTGCTCTGGTATTCGTCCGCTCCGTAGCAGCCCTTGCTGCCCTCCATCCGGACCTCCCGCTCCGCCGAGCCTCCTCTCTGGTTCCGAGGCTCATAGTCGCTGGGCTCGCGCTCGCGCTCGGCGCGGAGGCTCGCGAGCTGCTGGTGCCGTCGGCTCGTGAACTTGTTTGGGtccaaaatgtccaaaacggAGAAGGATGTGGTTCGGTGGACGGTGGGGCCCTGGAACACGAGATCAATtacagaattattattattattattattattattattgacacGTTAACgcagacataaaaatataaaaataactatcATTTCGGTTTTTTCCCCATTATTATTGACAGgtggtcatttatttattttcgaTTTTAAAGAgttgactttatttattattattattctcaCACAcgtttctataaatgtttttccagtttctcttaaagtatttcttttaatttgggATTAATTTGATTCAGACATAAGGGATGTGGAATCCCACATTTTTAGCAGACACTTTCCTGataaaaatgtatgacttttttcttctttatttttcgAGAAtctggagggaaaaaataatcttatttttccccttttggtgtaattgattcatttcttttacttttagaataatatttataagaaaatctgactgtttttgttctttaacagaattattattagttttgaagttttttttttaataaagtttgaagaaaaaaattacttttagaaatttttcaggaaaatatttttttaagtgctttatatcataaatttactttttatccttaaaaatctcattttatcGAACATAACTCcagataaaatatgttttgattcTACTTCATTTCCCCTTTTATCTACTTCTTTCCCCCTCCTCAATAAGTGTTCGGTCCGGGTTCTGTACCTGTGGTGGCGCGGCCAGCACCGGGTTGGTGGGCGGCGGTTCGCAGTGGTTCTCCGCGGCCTGAGCGTCTCTGCCTCCGGTCAGAGCGCCCGGGAAGAGCCGCTTGTCCTCGGCGGGAGCTCCGTCCAGCGTCTCTCCGTTCTCCGGACCCCCCAGGCTCTGGCCCCCGTCCCCGCTGGCCTGCGCTCGGTCCCGGTTCGCCTGGACTCCATCCGGTCCCGGTCCCGCTCTGTCCCTGTTCATCACGTTACTGTCCCATAAGCTGCTGCGCGGATCCGGATCGGAGGAGGCGCAGACGGGGAGGACCGGACTCCTCAGGGGGGTCCCGTCCCGCTCCCCATCAGGGTCTCTGCAGCCCCGAAACTTTTCCACGGAGGGCCCgcgtctcctcctgctcctcctcccgcCGCGCGCACAGCTTCTCCGGGAGGGGGGTCTTCTCCGTGCCGTCACGCGCGCATCCCAAACCGCCGCTCCGCACGCGCTGAGTGTCTGACCTGGCGGAGGCGCGCTCTCAGGTAGTCTAAGAGCCCCCTTCTCTCTCCCCTCCTCTTCTGGTGTCCCTCCCCCCGGAGCCCGCGCGCATATTCGCGCGCTCTTCTTCACCTCCGCGTCTCTAATTGGCTACAAATTAATCCCGCGCGCGCTAATTGGCTATTATCTCTGCGCGCGAGGCGGCCCCTGCGCCCCTTTTTTCCATTgactttttcctccaaaaaagtaataaaaatgttgaaaatatggGTCTGCACGCGCCCCTGCACACGCCGCGTGGACGAGTCCATTATTAGTTTGTGTTTAAACATAAAGGCAGCTCTTATCCTGCATGCAGATGGAGGGCAGGGCCTCTCCTCAAAACTCAATTACGGCCTGAATAAAGGCGGTGATGTCCCCGCCGCGGTGAAATATCGATTCTTAATCCTTGGCAGTCATTACTATGCCAGAAAATAATAGAGCACAGAATTGGATTTTGATTTAACACGCGACGTGTTTATTCTAATGCGAGGGACTTAATATTCTTGATGGTGCCTcctcacttcttcttcttctattttattttattttgttgtggaagacattaaaaaaagaaagaaaagaggagggGTGATCTTCCttgtcctcctcctctgccttaATACACAAGGTCAGCTCCATGTAATTGCCTTGCTCAATGATCCTTAGGAGGAAGAAATTAAAAGTTG contains:
- the nkx1.2lb gene encoding NK1 transcription factor related 2-like,b — encoded protein: MNRDRAGPGPDGVQANRDRAQASGDGGQSLGGPENGETLDGAPAEDKRLFPGALTGGRDAQAAENHCEPPPTNPVLAAPPQGPTVHRTTSFSVLDILDPNKFTSRRHQQLASLRAEREREPSDYEPRNQRGGSAEREVRMEGSKGCYGADEYQSKEGFVYRSPEDEDYHRPGTPDSEAPDGTYSSEESSSALPTNGDRDLGQHSHSDAGRDAKSPGGGSGCPMGGGQASGGQGAKPKRKRSGSDSKSGKPRRARTAFTYEQLVALENKFKSTRYLSVCERLNLALSLSLTETQVKIWFQNRRTKWKKQNPGADTSAPTGAGGAGGAGGGGGSGGGLGSLSPLSPSPPVSGHLAMHAGYGGHHHPPAGSLVQLPFLTASHVLSPFMLGTQSYAAPAFYSTHL